Genomic window (Lewinellaceae bacterium):
TGTCCAGAGTTATAAAGACATCGCCATCCGGGAAATGGTGCGCGTGAACATTCCTGCCAGCATCACCCTGGCTCAGGGGATATTGGAATCCAACGCCGGGCAAAGCGACCTGGCCCGGATGGCCAACAACCATTTTGGCATAAAATGCGGCAGCAACTGGACGGGGCTTACTTTCCAAAAAAAAGATGACGATTATGGGCCGGAGGGTACATTAACCTTTTCCTGTTTCCGGGCTTACGATGCTGTGGAAGCGAGTTTCCAGGATCATTCCAGCTTCCTGGCCGATCCTCAGAAGGCCTATCGCTATGGCGCCCTGTTCGCCCTGGATAAGACCGACTACCAGGGGTGGGCCTATGGCCTGAAACAGGCAGGCTATGCAACGAGCGAAACCTATCCGAATCAACTGATCGGGATCATCGAAAGGTATGACCTACACGAGTACGACCTGGCATTTCCGTCACGGGATACTACCGCGCTTGCCTTTTATCCGCCTCTGGTGACGACGACCAACGATGTGCCCAATACCTTCGCCTCCGGTTTCGAAACCGCCGGCGATATCGCCTACCGAACCCGGATGCCTGTAGAGCGGTTGCTGGAATACAACGAAAACCTGGTGGATGGCTACGTTTTGCCCCAGGGCCAAAAAATCTTTCTGGCGCCAAAACGCAACGCGTTTAAAGGGCCGGTTGATTTCCACGAAGTGGCCCCGGGAGAATCTGTTTACGACATCTCCCAGCGGTACGGCGTCCGCGTGAATAAGCTGCTGAACCGCAACCGGCTCGAACCCGATCAGGAACCTATGCCTGGGCAATCCCTGAAATTGAGCGGAAAAAGGGTGCCGGCCTCGCCGGCCTATTATCCCAGGGCCGATACTGGTTTTGATCAGAATGGACTGCCCGGCACGCCCCTCCTGGATACCGGCATTTCCAGCCCTGAACCGGAGCCCGCCGCCTTGCCTATCCTCTTTCATACGGTGGAAAAAGGCGATACCCTTTGGAATATTGCCAAGCGGTATAATACCAGTGTAGAACAACTCATGCGGCTCAATAACCTGGATAGCAATATTATCGGCATCGGCATGCTGTTGCGGGTGCATTGACTTTGAGGCGACGTCGACTGGCGACTCCCGCATGCCACCGCTTTGAAGCTCGCCTGTCGACTATCACGAAGCCCCTAATTAATCGGAGGAGTTCCAACGCCATGCCAGGCCATCCTTCCGCCAGGGATCAAACCCCGAAACGCGAAATTAATGACTAGTGCTGTCGGCACTAAATACCGGGATATAAAATGGACTCTTTTGCCGCCATACTGCGTTGCTCGTCACTCATGTAGTCCCGCTATAATCGCTCCTCGCGTCTTGTCTGGCGACAAAATAGCCTCATTTTATATACCCCGTTACTTAATGCCGACAGCACTAGTGCCGCAGGTTAAAGCCTTATACTTGCGCCAAATACTGCTCTTTTTCCAGCTATTTCCCTACCTTGGCAAGCCAAACCAATGAAGTACTCCCCATGACCTGCCTCATCGTTGACGACAACCCCCTCGCCCGCCTTGCCCTGCGCACCATGGCCTCGGAAATCGAAGGCCTGCAACTCGCCGGGGAGTGCGAAAACGCCATGGATGCCTTCAACTTTTTGCAAAAAACACCGGCCGACTTGTTGCTGCTCGACGTGGAATTGCCCGGCATGAGCGGCCTGGAACTGCTGAAAAGCCTCGATCATCAGCCGCTGGCCATCCTCATTACCTCTAAAGCGGACTACGCCGTAGAGGGCTTCGACCTGCAGGTGGTGGACTACATCGTGAAACCCGTAGCCCTGCCCCGGCTGCTGAAGGCCGTGCAGCGGGCCATGGAACGCTTTGAAGCCCAACGGCCGGCAAGCGTGGAAGAACTCGGCCCCAGCCACCTCTTCGCCCGGGTGAACAACCAGCTCCTTCGCATTGACTTCGACGACATCCTCTTCGTGCAGGCCCTGGGGGACTATGTGGTGTTTCAAACCGCGAACAAGAAGCACCCCGTCCACCTGACCATGAAAGCCGTGGAAGAACGCTTGCCCGCCAGCCGCTTCCTGAGGGTACACCGCAGCTACATCGTGGCCCTGAAAAAGATCGCCAACGTGGAGCAGAATTCTCTGCTGATCGGCAAGCACATCGTGCCGGTGAGCGAGCATTATAAAGGGGAACTAATGCAGAAGCTGAACGTGATCTGATAAATACCCTTTCTCAAAAAGTGACCTGGCGAAAACAAAAGGTCTTTCTCACAGCAACGGGCAAAACCTAGCGATGTCAACATGAAACGATCCGCCATATTCATCCTTGAACGCAAAGACTGGCTGGTGATTACCATCTTGCTCATTGCGCTTGCTTTGCTGGTGTCCGCCCACCTTTTTGCCATCCGGATCTTGAATGAATATGAAAGCTCGACCCAGGCTGTCGAGGAATCCTTCGAAGGAGACGGCCTGCTCCGCAACCTCGACCGCAACCTGGTGGAAACGGAAAGCGCCGTGCGGAGCTTTGTATTGCTGGAAGACGAGAAATATGCGGCCAGCACGGAGGAAACCATTAAAAATGTAAAACAGGACATCGTCACCATCCGCCGCTTTTTCCGGGAATCTTCCCAGGAAGACAATCTGGTGCGCCTGGAGGAATTGGTCGACGAAAAAATCCGCTTCAACAAAAACGTAATCGACAATTGCCGCCAACAGGGAAATTTTGCCGCCGGACAAATGCTGGGCAGCGGCCTTGGCCTTGCCCTGCGGGACAGCATCAGCGCCCTCACCGGCTCCCTTCGGGAGCGCCACCGGCAACACCTGGAAAATTACCTCGCTCAAAAAGCCGACACCTCCCGCCGGCTGCGCTCCATCAGTTGGTTGAGCGTACTGGCCGTGCTGCTCCTCACTCCTTTTTCCGTTTATTATCTGAGCAGAAGCGCCCGCCGCCGCCAGAAGGCCGTATTGGAAAAAGAGCAGAAGCAACTCGAACTGGAGCAGCATCTCGTTCTTATCAAAAAAGCTAAACTGGAAGCCGAGCGGGCGGGAATGCTCAAAGAGCAGTTCATCGCCAACATGAGCCACGAGATTCGCACCCCCCTCAACGCCATCCTTGGGTTTTCCAACCTCCTGCAGCGCACCGGCCTGAGCCCCAACCAGAAAGAATTCGCCGACAACATCCAGATGAGCAGCGAAAACCTGCTCGCCATCATCAACGACATCCTCGACTTTTCCAGGATCGAGGCCGGCGCGCTGCGCCTCGAACGCATCCCCTTCTCCCTGCCGGGCCTGCTGCACTCGGTGGACAATATGTTCCGCTACCGGGCCAAGGAAAAGAACCTGCAGTTTGAAGTGCAGGCCGACGACACGCTGCCGGAAGCCGTTTTGGGCGACCCCACCCGCCTGACCCAGATTTTGGTGAACCTGCTGGGCAACGCCTTTAAGTTCACCAGCCAGGGCGGGGTTAAACTGCGCGTCAGCGAGGCCAATCGGGAGGGGCCCAACATCACCATCCGCTTCACCGTGCAGGACACCGGCATCGGCATCCCCCCCGACAAGCAGGAAGCCATCTTCGACCGTTTCGGGCAGGCAGCTTCCGATACCACCCGCCGATTCGGCGGCGCCGGCCTGGGGCTCAGCATTTCCAAACAGCTCGCCGAATTGCAGGGCGGCCGCATCACCGTGGAGAGCGGGGAAGGCAAAGGGGCTGCCTTCACCGTAGAAATCCCTTACGCCATCGCCGGGGCATTGGCCGGCAACGGCGGCAACCCCCAACCGCAGCCGGGCAATTTCAAAAACCGGAAAGTAAACATCCTCATCGTGGAAGACAACCCCATGAACCTCCGCATCGCCGAACTGCTGCTGGAGGGCTGGGGCTTCCGCTACGACCACGCCGAAAACGGCCGGGCGGCGCTGGAACTGCTCCGCAAAAAAGCCTACGACCTGGTGCTGATGGACATCCAAATGCCCGAAATGGACGGCTACACCGCCGCCCGTAAGATTCGCCAGGAACTACGCCTCGACGTGCCCATCATCGCCACCACCGCCCACGCCTTCGCCGGGGAGCGGGAAAAGTGCATCAGCTACGGCATGAACGACTACATCTCCAAGCCCATCAAAGAGGACGAGCTTTTTTCCCTCATTGTGCGCTATGCTCCGCAAGGGCGCCCTAACAAAGGCAAGCCCGTTCCTACCCAACCCGCGGATGATGCCCCTGAAGGTTTTGACCGCCAATACATCCTCGATATTTCCAAAGGCAAGCCCGAAGTGCTCCGGGAAATGGCCGCTTTGTTTGCCACCCAGTCTGCTAAAGAACTGGAACTTATGGAGAAAGCGCTACAGTCCAATAATTTCGGCGAAGCCGCCGTGGCCGCCCACAGCATGAAAAGCACCGCCGCCTACATGGGTTTTGCTCATTCGCTGGGCGAAGTATTGAAGAAGCTGGAACTGGAAGCCAGGAGTTCATCGCCGGACGGCGCTGCGTTGCAGGCGCTTTTGGAGCAGGTGAAAAAAATGAGGGAGGAGGCGGCTGTTTTTTTGGAGGGGGAGTTTTCGGGGGGTGACGATAACGGGTGAAGATGGATACGGCCGAAAGCTATTTCCAGTCATTTCCATAATCAAAACAGATCATGCCTTACCCCGCAACAAAACATCAGGAAAAGCACTTCCAATCCTCTGATCTCGTCCGCGACGTCATCATCGGAGTAGCCGACGGGCTGACCGTGCCCTTTGCCCTGGCGGCGGCATTTGGGATCGCCAGGCTGGTAGCTTAACTCATCGTTTTTCAAACAAAAGCACCTGTTCAGCCAGGGTGTCGGCCACCGTGTACTTTTCTTTAATTCGTTGAGTAAGAATATTTTCTTCATGTTCTTCCCGGAGCAGGATGTAGCGAGGGTTTTCTGCCAGGATTAGAGCGCTCTCCTTAGCCAGATCGATGTCGAGGGCGCGGCGATGATGTGCATAGTACAGCAAAGAAGAGTGGACGTAGGGAGTGAGGCTGGGCTGGCCGAGCAGATGGCAGACAATATGGTGATAGTTGCCGGTATAAACCCGGTCTCCTGGATCCATGCGTTGCTGCAGTTCTTTCGCAATCTGCCGCGGATAATCGGCTTTGGGGGCGTAATAGCTGAATAGCCCGACGCCAAGCCCCAGGATCAGCAGGCCCAGGAGGGCGTAGCTCCACTTTGGGGCCATCTGTTTCAAAATGCGGGGGCACTTGCGGGCGGGATGAAACCAGGTGGCCGCCAGCAGGGCCAGCGCCGGCATCAAATGCACCTGATAGTGGCCAAAAAACTTGCCGGGCAGCAGCAGAATGGCCGTATCGGCGGCAAACCAGAGCAAACAAAAGTATTGCAAGCTGCGGTCTTCCCGGCGGTATTCCCACAGGGCAAACAGGGCAAAAATTACCAGTGGGGCAAAGCGAAGCAGGAAATCTCCCATGTACTTGAGCTGTCGCCACCATTCGGTTTCCACGGGGTAGCGGCTGGTCACCTCGAAGGTGTAAAAGAAAAAATTGTCCAGTTGCCCGATCTGCGCATAGTAGGCATAAACCAAAACAAAGGGAACAAAAGATGCCAGCGTGAGCGGCGCACAGCGCCGAAAGACGGCGTTTTTCCAGTCTCCATTGCTCAGCCCGCTGGCCAGCAGAAAGCCGCCCAGGGCAACAGCATCCCCCGCACTCACATATTTGATCATAAAAGCCGCTCCCAGGGAAAGTCCGGCAAGCACGTACAGCCCGATCCGGTTTCCTGCCTCCCACGCCAACAATATCGCCAGAACGGTGAAGCCGTTAAAGAAAATCTCGGTATTGGGAGAAATACCGTAGTGGGTGTAAATGGAAGCCATCAGTACATAGCTGATCCCCGCAGCCCAGCCTACCCGATGATGCCCGCCCGCCCGCAACCCCAGGCGAAACAATAAATAAGCGGTAAACGCAAGCCAGATCGTGGCCAGCAAGCGGATGCCAAAGATACTGCCTCCGGCAAGGGCATTGAGCAGGGCATAAACCAGGAAAATGCCAACGGGCTTGGTATCGTAGCTGTCGACGAGGTAAGCCTGGCCGTGCAACAGGCCATTGCCGATGATAATGTAGGTACTTTCGTCATGATTGATCACAGAGGGGAGAAAACTGGGCCAACGGACAACTACAGCCAGCAATATTAAGATGGGCAGGGCCCACCGGGACAAGGTGTCAGCCTTCATTGGTTATGATCTGTTATTATGCTTTATCCTGTCAATCCAGCCCCCCTCAATCCCCCCGACGGGGGGAGGTGATTGGTTCTTTTTGCGACCTATTAGGCACCGGATTTTTAACCGCAAAACGCAGAACCGCGAAATTTAAAATTTAAAATTGGCTCCACCGTGCTGCCAACGGCATGCCACTTTAAAATTTTGAGTTCCCAGTTTGATATTTTGCGGTTTAACTCCCAGAACCAATCAACCCTGCCCGATGGGGGAAGTGGCCAAAGTGGAGCCGCTTACCGCAGCCCCCATTATCCTCTCAACCCCGCAACATCTTTACCTTCCGGCCCGGCAACTGATCCCAAATCCCGGTATGCTCCGGCAGGCCGTTGGGCGTGATGAGCCACATCACGGGGTAGCGGCTCTCCACCCTCGGCGTGGGAGCGTAGCCGTCGGTAAAATAGACGATGCCGTCCGGATGGAAATGTTTGTTGGCAAATTCCAGAGGCGCGTTGAAGTCGGTGCCGCCGCGGCCCATCACGAAGTCGGGCGAATGGCCGCGGTAGGGGTACTGCCGTTTGATGGCCGTGTCGCATTCCACCACCATGACTTCGGCGCCGTGCCTCCAGATTTGGTAAATCTCGCTGAAGAAGCGCTGCACTTCCGGGTCGCTGACGCTGCCGGACGTATCTACGGCCACCAGCAGCCGTTGTTTGTGGCGGATTTTGATGCCCGGCGTCGTCCCGTACCGCTTGGAAGGGCGGCGGATGGTATTCTTCAGGAAGGTGCGGTTGCTGCTGCTGGCAAAGAGGCGCAGCGCGCGCCGCCAGTCCAGCGAAGGCTTGTGCCGCCCTTCGATGGTTTTGAGGTAGGACTTCAGCTCGCCGGGCAACTTGCCGACCTCGCGCTCCCCTACCCTTTCCGACACCGTATGGATGATGGAATCCAGGGTTTGCTCCAGGTTGCTGCGCTCGGCGGCGGAAAGGGCGGCCATTTGCCGGTGCCATTCGTCGTGGCGTTGCAGCCATTCGTCCTCCCCGCTGAGCAATTCCTTCAGCCGCTGGCTGCCCGAACCGCCGGGCTTGCCTCTGCCGAGCAGCTCTTCCAGCGAAGGGCCCGATGAGTTGCCTTGCCCTTCTCCCTGGCCGCCTTCATCGCCTTTGCGGTGCTCCCTAAGCAGGCGCTTGTAGTAGTAGCCTACATCCTGCCCCGGCGCCATACTGAAGTCGCGGAACTGTTCCAGCAGAATAGCTCCCTTTGGCAATTGATTGTGGTCGACATATTGGTTGACCACTATATCCGCTGCGATGTTGAAAATCTGCTTGTGGCTGAACTTGTCCACCATCAGGATGTGCCGCAGCGCAATGTGCAAAATCTCGTGCTTGATCACCCCGTAGCGGTAGCCTGCCCCTTTCAATTCGTTGTCCCAGAATTCCGGGTTGATGGACAGCTGCACCGCGTCCGGCCCGGCCAGGCGCACGCCCAAAGTGGGCACCTGCGGGTTCACCTCCTTGATCAGGCCGGTCAGGAAATGCCCGAAGAAGGGCTCCTGAAGCAGCAGCTCGATGGTGACGGAGGTAACTTCTTTTAATATACGCTCGAAGGACATAAGCAGGCTGTGTCGGATTATTTTCCTTTTATACTGACGCACGCTTGGTTTTGTGCAAAGCACAAACCGCGAGGTCAGTATATGCTGACCCGGCGGGTTTTGTAACTGACAAAACCTGCCGTGCGTCAGTATATCATTCGATTACAAGATAGTCGTTTATTTCGCCTCTTTTTGCTTGCCGGGCTGATATTATTCTCAACAGCGCTGATCTTACCGAATAAACAACCGCTGTTATAAATTTGATCGCTTTTCCAACGGCGATGAACCTTCTTTCGTTCCCTCTGGTATTGATGTACTGGATTCGATCCGGATCGTCGAATATCCTGCTGGCATCTTCGAACCGGTTCGCATAGCTGTAGGCCACCCGTTTAGGGCAGCTTGTCGGCTATGTTTTGTTGTAGCCAGTGATCCTTTGACCGGATCAGATTTCAATATTTTCAGAACTTCTCTTTGAGTGGATTATTGCCAGAATATTGACGATATTATCAATGTACTCATAAATTATGATATGCTTTTTAAAATTGCAGCACCGGTATCCTAACTCTTTTAGTTTGGGATTTCTACATGGAGCACATGATTCAGGATGTTTTTCTAGTCTTTCAGTATATTCTACTAATCCATTTATATACTTATCCGCAGAAAACTCACCACTTTGTTCTGAGATATAATCATGAATCTCTGCCAACATTTCCAGGGCTGAAAATGTCCAGTTAGGCACGACGAAAGAATAAACTGTCCATTCTGGCTTGTCCTTTTCGCGCCATGCTGCGTTGCTCATCACTCAGGTAGCTTTGGCTATCCTCATTCTTCGCGCCTTGCCTGGCACAAAAATTACTGCCCCATAATTGAACACTTTATTCTTTCCTCGTGCCTTAATTACTGTCTTCTCATCCAATTTTCAACTTGTTTTTTTACTTCTTCAGATGATAAAACATTTCCGTCTTTCACTTCTTTCCTTGAATATTCCAATACTGAGATTAAATCTTCGGTTGAAATTGGTTCGCCTTCTCTTGCAAGATCTCCCACCGATCCAAAAGAATCGATGATGCCCAAGTTTCTCAAAGACTTAATAATTTGGAGAAAGTCTTTTAAATTCGATGGTTTTACATTAATATAGTAAGTCATGTTTTTAGATTTTGCCTTGTTTAACCCATTCCATTGCTTAACTTAAACAATATCCAACTTTATTCCGACACCTACAAACCTATAACAATTTGTTTGACAATTTTGGTTATTAAGTCTTCGCCCTATTAAACATTTCAAGACTTTACCAATGTAGATTTCATCAGATTACATTTGGTGGTTAGCCCATTTGGGGCTTTTCTTTCATTAGCTACAACTCGTTTATTACTGTCAATCCACCCTATTACACTCCATTGACGTCTATCCCCAACCCCTCACTGCATAAACGCAACAACAACTAAGTTGGGGAATTGCTTGTCGAGGTTCAGCCAGGCGTTGCCGCTGCGGCTGCGGCGTCTAACTAAATCAATCTTCCCAACAAGATATATTTAGAGCCAAACCCGCTTTTGCCAAAGCTTCAAGCTGGCCGGCCGAAAGTTCCAGGTTGCATTGCCCATTGAATTCATAAAAAGGCAATGCACAACCTGTCCCGCCCGGCGGGAAAACCTATTGCAAGGAAGTATAACTTTTTTACCGTTAGGTGAGGCTTGGTCTTTTCTTAACCCTTTGGCATATTTCATTTCTTTAAAATCACCCCCACTCAAATAAGTCTCTATGGTTCTCAAGTTATCTTTCAGGTCTTCAATATGTTTGCCTTTTGGGCACTTACCCGCTTCTTAATCAGTTCAGCCGCTGTGTGCTGGTGAACCGCCCAATGTAATTTGTTGAACTAAGCCTTCCTTTTTATTTCTTCCTATCAAGCAGACTCCGGTTTTTCGGTCAGGTTATTGCCACAATTCGGAAAGGATACCAATCTTATTACTGCTTCATTACCATTACTTTCCCTGCACCGATAATTCTCTCATCTGACTGAACTTCCCAGAAATAAATGCCGTTGGGCAATTCTTCGACGGAAAATGAATTCGATTTACTGCCCGGTAAAAGCGACTGATTTATGATCGTCTGTCCAAGCGCATCACTCAATCTCCATACGGCGGGCGTGGACAAAGTATGGTTGCAGTCAAGTTTTATATGAGAAGATGCCGGATTTGGGTATAAATTGAATTCAACTTCTTCTAACTCAGGATTGGAGGTGTTGGTCATTACACACCCCGAAGCACTTCCATACAGAAGGCCTTCAACCGGGTCTATGTAACACGTCAATTCATCCCAGATAATCGGGTCAACTGTAATGAATAGTTCGTCACCGACCAATAATCGCTTATTATGGGCAAGTCCCCCGAACCCTTCATAAAGCGGTAAATCCGAGAATAATTGCCAATCTCCGTCTATTGAAACATTCCTATAATCCCCGTCCTTTTCCGTGACAGTAATTGTGAAGGTGTCAGTTCCGGCCCAATAATCGGGGACTTCGATTTGCCAAGATTCGCCCGCGTTTTTCGAAAAATCCAATACCAATTTAAAATCTTCTGCTTCTCTATCGTAACGGTAAATTTGGTGCCCATCCTGATGAACAATGAACCTTTCATATCCGCCACCGTCCCAACCCCAGTCACGTTCATTTATCAGGGTGCAGTATTTGCCCTGAACGACAGTGTCTTCTGTCACCTCGAAATTGTAATAGTATGGATAATCAGGAGGGCATGGCCAAAAAGTCGGTGAACATTGAACGATGCCTCCCCATTGCGCTCCTATTGGAGCAAACGGTCTTTGACAGAAAAGGATAAAAGGTGCAAGCAAAGCGACTATAAGGATTGAATTATTTTTCATAATATAAAGTATTAGAAGAATTTGGGGTGGGTTAAATCCGTTGAAATTGCAGCGCATATGGAGAGCGGACCTCCAGGTCCGCTGGATGGATCAACGGATTTAACCCACTACCGCTACGTTAATCTTGGTTTCTTTTTACTGGTTTTGTTCAACTTGGGCGTACACGCAACATCTCCAGCCCCTTCAAAGCTAAACAATGTGTGCCAAAAAAGGAAGCCTCATAGCTTAAAAGCCCAGCCAGTCAAACTGGGTTCTTAAAACACCTACTTTTGAGACCAATCAAAAGTAACCGCCTCCTCCATCTCCACATTCATCGTCGGCGTGCCGCTGAAGTCCTCCACCTTGCCGGTAAAGCACACCTTTTTGTTGAGCAGGTACTCATCCGGCGCGTAGCTGAAGTTGGGCAGGTCTTTTTTGCGGACAAAGACCGAGAAGATCTGGTTGGGGAATTGCTTGTCGAGGTTGAGCCAGGCGTTGCCGCTGCGGCTGCGGCGGGTGCCGACGACCGTGCCGCAAACGGTAATGGCCTCCCCCTTGCCCATGTACAGTTTGGCCTGTACGGTATTGAAGTGGTTGGGCGGCAAGGAGGGGGCGTTGAGCGGCTCCACGTCGCCTCCGGCCAGTTCGGGTATCCAGGCGGCTTTATCCAGGCGGCTTTCCAGGACCGCCTCTTCGGCTTCCGGCAGGCGGTTGAAAAAGTCCAGCCCGGTGCGTTCTTCCACTGCGTCGATCGGCACGGCGTAAGTCTCCAGCGGCGCGCCAATCTGCTGGTGGGGAAGGATAAAACCGATGCCCCTGCCGTTTTCCCGGTCGAGCACGACCTTGAAGAAGTACTCCGGGATGCTTACCTTGTTCACTCCCCGCTCAACGACCGGCAGGCCCTCCCGGAGGATGGGGCCGGTGACGACGTACAGCTGGCTGCCCGGATTGCGGAAGACATAGCCCCGGACCAGCGACTCCAGCTCCGCCCAGCCTTCGCGGTTAAATACATCAATTTGGGGCGACATGTTGGAATAGTAGTAAGACTCGGAGAGGGCCTTTTCCGACCAGCGGAAGTCGGCGGAAGGCGCCAGGTGGCCCCGGTCGTATCCGAAGCCGTCGTAATTGTAAGTGCTGTCGGGCTGCAGGTATTTCAGGAAGTAGTCGGCCTCCACGGCGCTGCCGGTGGACACCATGGGGTCGGGCCGGAAATCGTTGGTGCGGCCCACCGAGCCAGTGATGATGTCGGGCAGGATGATGTGGGCCACCCAGCGGGGCTGCTCGTATTCTTCGGCGTATTCCAGCGCCATGGCGGAGTGCAGGATGTAGTCTTCAGAAGGCAGGCCCACGGCTTTCAGGTCGCGTTGGATGCGCTGCAGCTTGAGGCCTTCGAGTTGCTCTTCGAGCTGTTGGCGTTGGCGGGCCAGTTCTTCCAACTGTTGGTTGACGGTGTTGATCTCCGTGTCCAGTTGCTGGGCGGAAGCCATAAAGAAGAGGGTTAGAAATAAAACGGCCAGGATGGTTTTCATGATGTGTATGGTTGGATGGGTGAATTGTTGAATTGTTAGATTGTTAGATTGTTGCCTGCCTGCCAGGCCGCTTGGCGTCTCGCCTGGCGGGCAGGCAGGGATTGTTGGATTAAACGTCGCCGGTCTTGAGCAAGGTAAACAACTCCGGAAAAATTGTTGTGAGATTGGGAGAAATGATTTACATTTAGAATACTCCCAGCTAACTTATAAAGATCATGACAAGCATCATTCAGGAAAAGTTGCCGGAAATTGACTCGGAAAAGCTTTTTCAGCTGTTGAAAAGCAATAATGTTTCAAGGGCCTATTTATTTGGATCCATAACAACACCAAAGTTCAATAAAGTGAAGAGTGATATCGACATAATGATCGAACTAAGGCACGACGAAAGAATAAACTGTCCATTCTGGCTTGTACTTTTTGCGCCATGCTGCGTTGCTCATCACTCAGGTAGCTTTGGCTATCCTCATTCTTCGCGCCTTGCCTGGCACAAAAATTACTGCCCCATAATTGAACACTTTATTCTTTCCTCGTGCCTAATAGAAATGCCTCCTTTGGAAAAAGGCGAAACCTTAATCAGGCTTTGGGAGCAATTGGAGGAGTTTTTTGAACGAAAAGTTGACCTTGTGACTGATCAACCTATTAAGAACCCTTATTTTAGAAGGTCTGTGGAGGAGACCAAAGTCCTGATTTATGACAGAGAAGGCGAAAAAATATTTGTCTGATAACTAGGGAGTGTTCAACGTTCTGTGTCCGAAGTTCGAAGTCACGGGCTACCCTTCTAAGATTGGACAGTCCTGAGAAGGGAGGGCTCGCTTCTATCCAACGTTTGACGAGGAACCGGTAGGTGCTCAGCAGTCCGCGAAAATCCGTCACACCCGTGTCATCCGCGTTCCATTGTTCTTGTCCAGCGTTAGACGGGTAGCCAACGCCGAACATCAAACTTTGAACAGTCCCGATAACTAATCAACCCAATCAACCCAATCAACCCACTTCCCCTTCTCCCACCTCACCGCCCCCTCCGTATACGGCAGCACGATATCATACAGTGCCTTTCGGATATCCTCCGGCACAACATCTACAGGCGAACGCTCCTTGTCGAAGCGCAGGCGCATCACCTCCGGGTGGGCTTTGGCCCGGGGCGCCTCCACCAGCCCGGCCTGATGCAACAGGTAAAACAACTGCGCAGCATCGGCGCCCAGCTGCTTGATGCGCTGGGGGTCGAGGCTCTTCAGAGCGTAAGCGATCTGTTCATCGGTATACCCGCAGCGGTGCGGGTCGCCGCCTATGACGCTCAGCATGCCGACGATGCGGCGGCACTTCTCGCAACG
Coding sequences:
- a CDS encoding T9SS type A sorting domain-containing protein, translated to MKNNSILIVALLAPFILFCQRPFAPIGAQWGGIVQCSPTFWPCPPDYPYYYNFEVTEDTVVQGKYCTLINERDWGWDGGGYERFIVHQDGHQIYRYDREAEDFKLVLDFSKNAGESWQIEVPDYWAGTDTFTITVTEKDGDYRNVSIDGDWQLFSDLPLYEGFGGLAHNKRLLVGDELFITVDPIIWDELTCYIDPVEGLLYGSASGCVMTNTSNPELEEVEFNLYPNPASSHIKLDCNHTLSTPAVWRLSDALGQTIINQSLLPGSKSNSFSVEELPNGIYFWEVQSDERIIGAGKVMVMKQ
- a CDS encoding DNA/RNA non-specific endonuclease; the protein is MKTILAVLFLTLFFMASAQQLDTEINTVNQQLEELARQRQQLEEQLEGLKLQRIQRDLKAVGLPSEDYILHSAMALEYAEEYEQPRWVAHIILPDIITGSVGRTNDFRPDPMVSTGSAVEADYFLKYLQPDSTYNYDGFGYDRGHLAPSADFRWSEKALSESYYYSNMSPQIDVFNREGWAELESLVRGYVFRNPGSQLYVVTGPILREGLPVVERGVNKVSIPEYFFKVVLDRENGRGIGFILPHQQIGAPLETYAVPIDAVEERTGLDFFNRLPEAEEAVLESRLDKAAWIPELAGGDVEPLNAPSLPPNHFNTVQAKLYMGKGEAITVCGTVVGTRRSRSGNAWLNLDKQFPNQIFSVFVRKKDLPNFSYAPDEYLLNKKVCFTGKVEDFSGTPTMNVEMEEAVTFDWSQK
- a CDS encoding nucleotidyltransferase domain-containing protein; translated protein: MTSIIQEKLPEIDSEKLFQLLKSNNVSRAYLFGSITTPKFNKVKSDIDIMIELRHDERINCPFWLVLFAPCCVAHHSGSFGYPHSSRLAWHKNYCPIIEHFILSSCLIEMPPLEKGETLIRLWEQLEEFFERKVDLVTDQPIKNPYFRRSVEETKVLIYDREGEKIFV